The sequence CAAGGGTGCACACCCGCACCCAGGCGCAGCTTCTGGGGGCTCGGTAGGCCAGCGACCAACATCTCGGTTGACACCCGCCACCGCACCCAATAAACGCTTGGGCCATGGAATCCATCTGCCTGCGGGGCGGGCGCGTCCTGGACCCCGCCTCGAAAACCGACGCGCGGGCAGACGTATTGGTGGTAGATGGCGTCATCGCCGCGATCGGCTCGAAGCTCGAGACGCCCTCGGGCACGAACGAGGTGGACGTGAGCGGCGCCTGGGTCACACCAGGGCTCATCGACATCCACGTCCACCTGCGAGAGCCCGGGCAGGAATACAAGGAAGACATCGCCACGGGCACCGAGAGCGCCGCGGTGGGGGGCTTCACCGCCGTCTGCTGCATGCCCAACACCAAGCCGGTCAACGATAACCGCGCCGTCACGGAGCTCATCGTGCGCCGCGCCCGGGAAGCGGGCAAGGTGCGGGTGTATCCCATCGGAGCCATCACCCAGGGGCTCGAGGGCAAGGTGCTCGCCGAGATGGGTGAGCTGAAAGAGGCGGGTTGCGTCGCCGTCTCCGACGACGGCCGCCCGGTGATGGACGCCGAGGTGATGCGGCGGGCCTTCGAGTACGCCCGCACGTTCGGCCTGGTGCTCATTCAGCACTGCGAAGATCTCTGCCTGTCCCGACATGGCGCGATGAACGAAGGGGCGGTGTCCACCCGGGCGGGCATCCGTGCGCAGCCCGCTGCGGCCGAGTCCACCATGGTGGCTCGTGACCTCGAGCTGGTGGCCCTCACAGGGGCGCGCTACCACGTGGCTCACATCAGCGCGGCTGAGTCGATTCGCCTCGTGCGTGAGGCCAAAGAGCGCGGTCTGCCGGTGACGGCCGAGGTGACTCCGCATCACCTCGTGCTGACCGAGGACGCGTGCGCCACCTACGACACGAACACGAAGATGAACCCGCCCCTGCGCACCTCGCTCGACGTGCAGGCGGCCATCGAGGGTCTGGTCGACGGCACCATCGACTGCATCGCCACCGACCACGCGCCGCACTCTCCCATCGAGAAGGACGTGGAGTTCGAGCAAGCTGCCTTCGGCGTCATCGGCCTCGAGACCGCCGTGCCCTTGACGCTCGAGTTGGTGCGAAACGGCCGCCTGGATCCCATGACCTGGGTCGAGCGCCTCACCCTCGCGCCGGCGCGCCTGCTCGGCTTGCCGGGGGGGCGTCTTGCGGTGGGCGCCCCGGCCGACGTGAGCGTCATTCATCCCGAGCTGCCCTGGACCTTCGCCAAAGAAGGCGTCGTGTCCCGGTCCAAAAACAGTCCTTTTTTGGGGCGAAACATGCAGGGCCGGGCCATTTTGACCTTGGTGGGTGGACGCATCGTCTACCAGGACGAAGGCCAAGCCCGGTCACAGGAGCCACGCGCGTGAGCGACACATCAACGGTACACACCCCGGAACACGGATCGATGGAAGAACTGTCTGGATCTCCCGCCCTGCTGGCTCTCGAAGACGGAACCGTATTTCGGGGACAGGGCTTCGGCGCCGAGACCGACGGCTTTGGCGAGCTGGTGTTCAACACGGCGATCACCGGCTACCAGGAGGTCCTGACCGATCCGTCGTACAAGGGCCAGATTGTGCTCATGACGGCGCCGCAGATCGGCAATGTGGGCATCAATCCCGAAGACTTCGAGTCCCGGCAGCCCTTTGCTTCGGGATTCGTGGTTCGCGAGCTCTCCGCGCGCGTGTCGAACTGGCGCGCCACCGGGTCGCTCGGGGCCTTGATGGCCAAGTACAACGTGGCCGGCATCTCAGGCATCGACACCCGTGCGGTCACACGCCGGTTGCGCATCTCGGGGGCCCAAAGGGCCATCGTCACGCGCAACGTGAACGAGCCCGAGGCCGCCGTGCGCAAGGCCAAGGCCGCGCCCTCGATGGAGGGTTGCGACCTGGCCGAAACGGTCACCACGCCCGAGATCTACGCCTGGAACGAGGGTTTGTGGCAGGCCCCCGGCACCGCTACGCCGCTTCCGGCCGACAAGCACCACGTGGTGGCCTACGACTTCGGCATCAAGCGGGGCATCCTGCGGCACCTGCGCCAGGCGGGCTGCCGGGTGACGGTCGTGCCGGCCCATACCTCTGCCAAGGAGGTTCTCTCCCTCAAACCGTCGGGCGTGTTTCTCTCGAACGGACCGGGCGACCCCGCCCCGGTTGC is a genomic window of Myxococcales bacterium containing:
- a CDS encoding dihydroorotase, with the translated sequence MESICLRGGRVLDPASKTDARADVLVVDGVIAAIGSKLETPSGTNEVDVSGAWVTPGLIDIHVHLREPGQEYKEDIATGTESAAVGGFTAVCCMPNTKPVNDNRAVTELIVRRAREAGKVRVYPIGAITQGLEGKVLAEMGELKEAGCVAVSDDGRPVMDAEVMRRAFEYARTFGLVLIQHCEDLCLSRHGAMNEGAVSTRAGIRAQPAAAESTMVARDLELVALTGARYHVAHISAAESIRLVREAKERGLPVTAEVTPHHLVLTEDACATYDTNTKMNPPLRTSLDVQAAIEGLVDGTIDCIATDHAPHSPIEKDVEFEQAAFGVIGLETAVPLTLELVRNGRLDPMTWVERLTLAPARLLGLPGGRLAVGAPADVSVIHPELPWTFAKEGVVSRSKNSPFLGRNMQGRAILTLVGGRIVYQDEGQARSQEPRA
- the carA gene encoding glutamine-hydrolyzing carbamoyl-phosphate synthase small subunit; translated protein: MEELSGSPALLALEDGTVFRGQGFGAETDGFGELVFNTAITGYQEVLTDPSYKGQIVLMTAPQIGNVGINPEDFESRQPFASGFVVRELSARVSNWRATGSLGALMAKYNVAGISGIDTRAVTRRLRISGAQRAIVTRNVNEPEAAVRKAKAAPSMEGCDLAETVTTPEIYAWNEGLWQAPGTATPLPADKHHVVAYDFGIKRGILRHLRQAGCRVTVVPAHTSAKEVLSLKPSGVFLSNGPGDPAPVAYGIEAVKELVASKTPLFGICLGHQILGLALGGKTYKLKFGHHGANHPVMDMSTGKVEITSQNHGFCVDVDSLAGKAVLTHVNLNDRTVEGLRHEQLPVFSVQYHPEASPGPNDAGYLFGRFVRLMDENTR